One part of the Ruegeria sp. SCSIO 43209 genome encodes these proteins:
- a CDS encoding helix-turn-helix domain-containing protein, which translates to MKPNPQIPDPDDEALEKGPRSIYDADPPEDDDLWFLPPDGEEDPGEFLPSVPRPDQRLLFDPRDWRAAQSELSAELADLAVTFGALDERLRAGPKGWGHRLALMEVSDLGWWTGDRISVDRLALWTGLRIGATGDDVQALYRAGWAVRRLSSGAAPSEGGWDAGLTAFLDRQAQGFEDTPEAVIDLAETMRNVAGLHPVTQAAIGFHAWRALSPGIGQDTEAAVIAARHAAAMGRGCALFMPLSLSGPGALRGAGSLDEKLSAWIQGAGQASLAALLHLDRISAWEGRARDAISDLSGRTPPVLIDALAAWPMVSAPLAEELTHASRAAAQRNLDKFSDRGLIREVTGQGRYRVWTAAL; encoded by the coding sequence ATGAAGCCGAACCCTCAGATACCGGACCCGGATGATGAGGCCTTGGAAAAAGGGCCGCGCAGCATCTATGACGCCGATCCGCCGGAAGACGACGATTTGTGGTTCCTTCCGCCCGACGGCGAAGAAGACCCGGGAGAATTTCTGCCCTCTGTACCGAGACCGGACCAGCGTTTGCTGTTTGACCCAAGGGACTGGCGTGCGGCCCAATCCGAGTTATCGGCTGAACTGGCCGATCTGGCCGTCACATTTGGAGCTCTGGATGAACGTTTGCGCGCGGGTCCCAAGGGGTGGGGTCACCGTCTGGCCCTGATGGAGGTCTCGGATCTGGGCTGGTGGACGGGCGATCGGATCAGCGTCGACCGCCTTGCGCTTTGGACCGGTTTGCGGATTGGAGCAACCGGTGATGATGTGCAGGCTTTGTATCGGGCGGGATGGGCAGTGAGGCGGCTGTCGTCGGGTGCTGCGCCATCAGAGGGCGGCTGGGATGCGGGGCTGACCGCTTTTCTAGACCGTCAGGCCCAAGGTTTCGAAGATACACCCGAAGCAGTGATTGATCTGGCGGAAACCATGCGAAATGTCGCCGGTTTGCACCCGGTTACCCAGGCCGCCATCGGATTTCACGCGTGGCGCGCGTTGTCTCCTGGCATCGGACAGGATACCGAGGCCGCGGTCATCGCGGCCCGCCATGCCGCCGCGATGGGTCGAGGTTGCGCATTGTTCATGCCGCTTTCTCTGTCGGGCCCAGGTGCATTGCGGGGGGCAGGATCGTTGGACGAGAAACTTTCGGCCTGGATTCAGGGGGCAGGCCAGGCCTCACTTGCGGCTTTGCTGCATTTGGACCGGATCAGCGCTTGGGAAGGGCGCGCCCGCGACGCCATTTCGGACCTAAGCGGTCGAACCCCACCCGTGCTGATCGATGCATTGGCGGCTTGGCCGATGGTTTCCGCCCCGCTGGCCGAAGAACTGACCCATGCCTCGCGTGCAGCGGCACAGCGAAATCTGGACAAATTCAGCGATAGGGGGCTGATCCGCGAAGTAACCGGGCAGGGTCGATATCGCGTATGGACGGCGGCCTTGTAA
- a CDS encoding proline racemase family protein, with the protein MRSSKTIHVISAHAEGEVGDVIVGGVAPPPGETVWDQRTFIAEDQTLRDFMLNEPRGGVFRHVNLLVPPKNPEADAAFIIMEPEDTPPMSGSNSICVSTVLLDSGILPMHEPETHLTLEAPGGLIRVRAECRNGKAERIFVHNVPSFVDKLDARIEVEGIGTLRVDTAFGGDSFAIVDAADLGFELTPDEGADLARTGARITDAANEQLGFDHPTKDWSHISFCQIAGPLDRQGDILIGRNTVAIKPGKLDRSPCGTGASARMAVLLAKGEMTMTDRYHARSVINSEFRCRIVERHDLNGRVAITPEISGRGWITGTHQHMLDPDDPWPGGYRLRDTWGA; encoded by the coding sequence ATGCGCAGTTCCAAAACCATCCATGTGATCTCGGCCCATGCTGAAGGCGAAGTGGGCGACGTTATCGTCGGCGGCGTCGCTCCGCCTCCGGGAGAGACGGTATGGGACCAAAGGACCTTTATCGCTGAGGACCAGACATTGCGGGATTTCATGCTGAATGAACCTCGCGGCGGTGTCTTTCGCCATGTGAATCTGTTGGTTCCACCAAAAAACCCCGAGGCCGATGCAGCGTTCATCATCATGGAACCGGAAGACACGCCACCGATGTCAGGCTCCAACTCGATTTGTGTCTCAACGGTTCTGTTGGACAGTGGCATTCTTCCGATGCACGAGCCTGAAACCCATCTGACATTGGAAGCCCCAGGAGGGTTGATCCGCGTCCGCGCCGAATGCCGCAATGGCAAGGCCGAACGTATCTTTGTGCATAATGTGCCAAGTTTCGTCGACAAGCTGGATGCCCGGATCGAGGTTGAGGGCATCGGGACGTTGCGCGTGGATACCGCGTTTGGTGGCGACAGTTTTGCAATTGTCGATGCCGCCGATTTGGGTTTCGAGCTTACCCCTGATGAAGGAGCTGATCTTGCAAGGACTGGCGCGCGTATCACCGATGCCGCCAATGAGCAGCTAGGCTTCGATCACCCCACTAAAGACTGGAGTCACATTTCGTTTTGCCAGATTGCAGGCCCGCTCGATCGTCAGGGCGATATTCTCATCGGACGAAATACTGTCGCCATCAAACCGGGTAAGCTGGATCGTTCACCTTGTGGCACCGGTGCTTCAGCCCGGATGGCGGTTTTGCTGGCCAAGGGAGAAATGACGATGACCGATCGCTACCACGCGCGTTCAGTCATCAACAGTGAATTTCGCTGCCGTATCGTAGAGCGGCATGATCTGAACGGCCGCGTGGCGATCACCCCGGAAATCTCGGGGCGAGGCTGGATTACGGGTACGCACCAGCACATGCTCGACCCCGATGACCCATGGCCTGGCGGCTATCGCCTACGCGACACTTGGGGGGCATAA
- a CDS encoding carbohydrate ABC transporter permease produces the protein MFPKPIEKQPRAAQITYQAMLPLALLLWLGPLLAVALFSVKPAADFTNANYWGMPSSFEGAFNYGQVFFNSDMPRYLMNSFLITVPTVIGAVALSCMTGFALGIYKFKSNLWIFFMFVAGNFVPFQILMVPVRDLTLELGLYNTKTGLVLFHIAFQTGFCTLFMRNFIRALPFELIEAARVEGISEWRIFWYVVLPLMKPAIAALSVLIFTFIWNDYFWAVVLTQGAESQPVTAGITSFNAQFRAAYQLMSAGSIVAALPPVAMFFLMQKHFIAGLTLGAVK, from the coding sequence ATGTTTCCCAAACCGATCGAAAAACAACCCCGCGCAGCGCAGATCACCTATCAGGCGATGTTGCCTCTGGCACTGCTACTATGGCTGGGGCCCCTTTTGGCGGTCGCGCTTTTCTCGGTCAAACCTGCCGCAGACTTCACCAATGCGAATTACTGGGGGATGCCGTCAAGTTTTGAGGGCGCGTTCAACTATGGTCAGGTCTTTTTCAATTCGGATATGCCACGTTACTTGATGAACTCGTTCCTGATCACCGTACCAACGGTAATCGGGGCCGTTGCACTCAGTTGCATGACAGGCTTCGCGCTGGGGATCTACAAATTCAAATCGAACCTCTGGATCTTCTTCATGTTTGTGGCGGGCAATTTCGTACCCTTCCAGATCCTGATGGTCCCTGTGCGCGATCTCACGCTGGAGTTGGGCCTTTACAACACCAAAACAGGGCTTGTGCTATTCCACATCGCCTTCCAGACCGGGTTCTGCACGCTCTTCATGCGCAACTTCATCCGCGCCCTGCCATTCGAACTGATCGAGGCCGCACGGGTCGAGGGCATTAGCGAATGGCGAATCTTCTGGTACGTCGTTCTACCACTGATGAAACCGGCCATCGCCGCACTCAGTGTCCTGATTTTCACCTTCATCTGGAACGACTATTTCTGGGCTGTTGTTCTGACCCAAGGGGCCGAAAGCCAGCCCGTGACAGCCGGGATCACCAGCTTTAACGCGCAATTTCGCGCTGCTTATCAGTTGATGAGTGCCGGTTCTATAGTGGCAGCCCTGCCGCCGGTTGCCATGTTCTTCCTGATGCAGAAACACTTCATCGCGGGCCTGACCCTCGGTGCCGTAAAATAA
- a CDS encoding ABC transporter substrate-binding protein encodes MHSMFKRTAAALAASVALAAPVAAELTGELRIFLDTSNPAPRATMEAMIERFAAEHPGLEIETTVIDREAYKTQIRNFLTADTPDVATWYAANRMKPYVEAGLFEDVSDLWAEPEIADNLASTKGAMTIDGKQWGVPYTYYQWGVYYRKDIFDELGLTEPTTWEEELANCQKIVDSGRACYTIGTKFLWTAGGWFDYLNMRTNGFDFHNQLANGEISWEDDRVKQTFANWKQLIDMGAFIDNHQTYSWQEALPFMVNGEAAAYLMGNFAVAPLREAGLTDDQLDFYQFVAINPDVELAEDAPTDTFHIPANASNKEAAREFLRFAVSADEQTEINNGANLGQLPVNAQSAVDDDKFLQQGFVMLSSNSPGGVAQFWDRDAPAEMAKVSMEGFQEFMVKPDNADKILAKLERARERIYDN; translated from the coding sequence ATGCATTCCATGTTCAAGCGCACAGCGGCTGCTTTGGCTGCCAGTGTGGCACTTGCTGCGCCCGTCGCAGCAGAGCTGACCGGCGAGCTGCGAATCTTCCTCGATACGTCCAACCCGGCGCCGCGCGCGACGATGGAAGCGATGATCGAGCGATTCGCGGCCGAGCATCCCGGTCTAGAAATCGAAACCACCGTGATCGACCGTGAGGCCTACAAGACCCAGATTCGCAACTTCCTGACGGCTGACACGCCAGACGTTGCCACCTGGTATGCAGCCAACCGAATGAAGCCTTATGTTGAAGCGGGTCTTTTCGAAGACGTCTCGGACCTGTGGGCTGAACCTGAAATCGCCGACAATCTGGCCTCGACCAAAGGTGCGATGACCATTGATGGCAAACAGTGGGGCGTTCCGTACACCTACTATCAATGGGGCGTTTATTACCGCAAAGACATCTTTGATGAGCTGGGTCTGACCGAGCCGACCACTTGGGAAGAAGAACTGGCCAATTGCCAGAAGATCGTCGATTCCGGCCGCGCCTGTTATACCATCGGCACCAAGTTCCTGTGGACAGCAGGTGGCTGGTTTGACTATCTGAACATGCGCACCAACGGGTTCGACTTTCACAATCAACTCGCAAATGGCGAGATCAGCTGGGAAGACGACCGGGTTAAGCAGACCTTCGCCAACTGGAAACAGCTGATCGACATGGGCGCATTCATTGACAACCACCAGACATATAGCTGGCAAGAAGCCCTGCCCTTTATGGTCAACGGTGAGGCCGCCGCCTATCTGATGGGTAACTTCGCTGTGGCTCCGCTGCGTGAAGCAGGCCTGACCGACGATCAGTTGGACTTCTATCAGTTTGTCGCCATCAACCCCGATGTTGAACTGGCCGAAGACGCGCCGACCGATACGTTCCATATCCCGGCCAATGCCTCGAACAAGGAAGCCGCGCGTGAGTTCCTGCGTTTCGCAGTCTCTGCGGACGAACAGACCGAAATCAACAACGGTGCAAACCTCGGCCAGTTGCCTGTGAACGCGCAATCTGCAGTGGACGACGACAAGTTCCTGCAGCAGGGCTTTGTCATGCTATCGTCTAACAGCCCCGGCGGTGTTGCACAGTTCTGGGACCGCGACGCACCAGCGGAAATGGCAAAAGTGTCGATGGAAGGCTTCCAGGAATTCATGGTCAAGCCGGACAACGCTGACAAGATTCTGGCCAAGCTGGAACGTGCGCGCGAGCGCATCTACGACAACTAA
- a CDS encoding YceI family protein codes for MKLLFKTITIASAIIAGPGLAADWTLNPDASHLAYGTVKIDDVGEVNSFTNLSGHVSEDGKVNIDIDLSSVETNIEIRNERMIEYVFRKAATATLSANIDMDQVSKLDVGASNTIEVDAKLALAGTEVEFYTDMFVLRVAEDTVMVSTNDMVFISTEDAGVSAGVDKLMELAQLPSITRTVPVTARLMFSLEG; via the coding sequence ATGAAACTTCTGTTCAAAACAATCACGATTGCGTCGGCTATTATTGCAGGCCCGGGTCTGGCTGCAGATTGGACACTAAACCCGGATGCGTCTCATCTGGCTTATGGAACGGTCAAGATCGATGATGTTGGAGAGGTCAATTCTTTCACCAACCTTTCGGGTCATGTCAGCGAAGATGGCAAGGTTAATATCGATATCGATCTGTCGTCGGTCGAAACGAATATCGAAATCCGTAACGAACGGATGATCGAGTATGTGTTTCGCAAGGCCGCGACCGCGACATTGAGCGCGAACATTGATATGGACCAAGTGTCGAAACTGGATGTGGGGGCCAGTAACACGATTGAGGTGGATGCGAAGCTGGCTCTGGCGGGGACCGAGGTGGAATTCTACACCGATATGTTTGTCCTGCGTGTGGCCGAAGATACCGTCATGGTTTCAACCAACGACATGGTGTTCATCAGCACCGAGGATGCGGGCGTTTCGGCAGGCGTAGACAAGCTGATGGAGTTGGCGCAACTACCCAGCATCACCCGCACCGTACCGGTGACCGCACGATTGATGTTCAGTCTCGAAGGTTGA
- a CDS encoding alpha-glucosidase/alpha-galactosidase — protein sequence MTKITFVGAGSTIFMQNIVGDALLTPALADSHFALMDIDPVRLAESEAVAKAMIRSVGTGATVSTHTDRRAALDGADFVITAFQVGGYEPCTVTDFEIPKQYGLRQTIADTLGVGGIMRGLRTVPVLWGVAQDMMQLCPNATLLQYVNPMAINTWSLAERFPNLKHVGLCHSVQNTVEELAHDLDLPKADFRYKVAGINHVAFFLKLEHEGRDLYPALRQGYRAGHLPKPPLLMPRCPNKVRYEVMDHLGYFCTESSEHFAEYVPWFIKDGRNDLIEQFSIPLDEYPTRCVEQVANWKEQAKTLTDGRNIEVTRSHEFAADLMNAIVTDTPYTAYGNLPNTGQIPQLPLGAAVETPCLVDSNGVQPSVVTDIPPQLIALMRTQINVQELTVRALTEENPEYIYHAAMMDPHTAAELDLRQIRGLVTDLLSAHGDWLPDWCRPARAA from the coding sequence ATGACCAAGATCACCTTTGTAGGTGCAGGTTCCACGATCTTCATGCAGAACATCGTGGGCGACGCCCTGCTCACCCCTGCCCTTGCAGACAGCCACTTTGCGCTGATGGATATCGATCCGGTGCGCTTGGCCGAAAGCGAAGCTGTGGCCAAGGCCATGATCCGCTCAGTCGGCACGGGTGCAACCGTCTCAACCCACACGGATCGTCGCGCGGCGCTGGACGGCGCAGATTTCGTGATCACTGCCTTTCAGGTTGGCGGGTATGAGCCTTGCACGGTGACAGATTTTGAAATCCCAAAACAATATGGCCTGCGTCAGACTATCGCCGATACGCTGGGTGTTGGTGGCATTATGCGCGGCCTGCGCACTGTGCCCGTTCTGTGGGGCGTCGCGCAGGACATGATGCAGTTGTGCCCCAACGCAACGCTGCTGCAATACGTGAATCCGATGGCCATCAACACCTGGTCTCTGGCTGAGCGCTTCCCTAATCTGAAACATGTCGGCCTGTGCCATTCTGTCCAGAACACGGTCGAAGAACTGGCGCATGATCTAGACCTGCCCAAGGCGGACTTTCGCTACAAAGTTGCCGGCATCAATCACGTCGCGTTCTTCCTCAAGCTCGAGCATGAAGGCCGCGATCTGTATCCGGCTTTGCGTCAGGGCTATCGCGCCGGGCATTTACCCAAGCCTCCGCTGCTAATGCCGCGCTGTCCAAACAAAGTCCGGTACGAAGTGATGGACCATCTTGGATACTTCTGCACCGAAAGTTCCGAGCATTTTGCAGAATACGTTCCTTGGTTCATCAAAGACGGTCGCAATGACCTGATCGAACAGTTCAGCATACCGCTGGACGAATACCCGACCCGCTGTGTCGAGCAGGTGGCCAATTGGAAGGAACAGGCCAAGACCCTGACAGATGGTCGGAACATCGAAGTAACCCGAAGCCATGAATTCGCCGCCGACCTTATGAACGCAATCGTGACAGACACGCCGTACACAGCCTACGGCAACCTGCCAAATACGGGTCAGATTCCGCAATTACCCCTAGGTGCAGCGGTTGAAACGCCGTGTCTGGTTGACTCGAATGGCGTCCAGCCTTCCGTGGTCACGGATATCCCACCACAACTGATCGCGTTGATGCGGACCCAGATCAACGTACAAGAGCTAACGGTTCGCGCGCTGACCGAAGAAAACCCCGAATACATCTATCACGCCGCAATGATGGATCCCCATACTGCAGCCGAGCTGGATCTGCGCCAAATTCGCGGCCTCGTCACCGATCTGCTTTCTGCCCATGGCGATTGGCTGCCAGATTGGTGCCGCCCCGCCCGCGCAGCTTAA
- a CDS encoding RNA polymerase sigma factor: protein MSTEQAVRGAIQTHSKRVWRFGLALSGASDVADDLLQATALRALEKHHQVTSYERLDSWLMTICRSIWLNEIRARSVRKAQALSVTPEAELVATGPDSETNIFAAQVFTQVMQLPEAQRETVMLVFVEGYSYREAADMLDVPIGTIMSRLSNARQKLKTVMQHDAADTVQRSGK, encoded by the coding sequence ATGAGCACTGAACAAGCCGTGCGCGGCGCGATCCAGACCCACTCGAAACGGGTCTGGCGGTTTGGGCTGGCTTTGTCGGGTGCGTCGGACGTTGCGGATGATCTGTTGCAGGCGACGGCATTGCGTGCGTTGGAGAAGCACCACCAGGTCACCTCGTATGAACGGCTGGACAGTTGGCTGATGACGATCTGCCGTTCAATCTGGCTGAACGAGATACGGGCGCGATCCGTAAGAAAGGCGCAGGCGCTTTCAGTCACGCCCGAGGCGGAATTAGTCGCGACAGGGCCTGATTCAGAAACGAATATTTTCGCCGCTCAGGTGTTTACTCAAGTGATGCAGCTGCCAGAGGCGCAACGTGAAACGGTGATGCTTGTGTTTGTCGAAGGCTACAGCTACCGCGAAGCTGCGGATATGCTGGACGTACCCATCGGCACAATCATGAGCCGGCTTTCCAATGCCCGGCAGAAACTGAAGACCGTTATGCAGCACGATGCGGCTGACACCGTGCAACGGAGTGGCAAATGA
- a CDS encoding DUF2793 domain-containing protein: MPQNSPRLNLPYLQPAQAQKHVTHNEALRALDLVVQLSVASVNATIPPAAPDQGETYALGTSPTAAWSGQDGKLAAWLDNGWHFLTPDMGWRAWDQNAGLLKVWDGSAWIDPPVNTQNLSGIGIATGSDSTNRLAVRSPATLLTHEGAGHQLKINKAGAGDTASLLFQSNWTGHAEMGLSGDTNFSIKVSQDGGSWVDALRFDATTGTASGAAVQSSADDTTSGRLMRADYGYGPGNVLGTVSESSGVPSGAVIERGGNANGDYTRFADGTQICTAVLSAVACTTATGSMFASGTANWDFPIAFADSSSPALSGNGGGIGRFMGFDAPSETQATYQVMAPSLDATSIAPTVIAVGRWY, encoded by the coding sequence ATGCCACAGAACTCTCCCCGTCTAAATCTGCCCTATCTGCAACCCGCGCAGGCCCAAAAACATGTGACCCATAACGAAGCGCTGCGTGCGCTAGATCTGGTGGTGCAGCTAAGCGTTGCGTCCGTTAACGCGACTATCCCACCAGCTGCTCCTGATCAGGGTGAAACCTATGCATTGGGCACGTCTCCGACCGCAGCATGGTCCGGACAGGATGGAAAACTGGCGGCTTGGTTGGACAACGGGTGGCATTTCTTGACGCCCGACATGGGCTGGCGGGCTTGGGATCAAAATGCAGGGCTGTTGAAAGTCTGGGACGGGTCGGCGTGGATCGACCCGCCGGTCAATACACAGAACCTTTCCGGGATCGGCATCGCAACCGGATCAGACAGCACAAACCGTCTGGCCGTACGTAGCCCTGCCACCTTGTTGACGCATGAGGGCGCTGGCCACCAACTCAAGATCAACAAGGCTGGTGCCGGTGATACTGCCTCGCTGCTGTTTCAATCGAACTGGACCGGCCATGCCGAAATGGGCCTATCCGGCGATACAAATTTTTCAATCAAGGTCTCGCAGGATGGCGGAAGCTGGGTCGATGCTTTGCGGTTTGACGCCACAACCGGAACAGCCAGCGGAGCGGCTGTGCAAAGCAGCGCCGATGACACCACCTCGGGTCGCCTGATGCGGGCAGATTACGGGTACGGACCGGGCAATGTGCTGGGCACCGTATCCGAAAGCAGCGGCGTACCCAGCGGAGCGGTGATCGAGAGGGGCGGCAATGCAAATGGTGACTATACGCGCTTTGCTGACGGAACCCAGATTTGCACCGCCGTTCTAAGTGCGGTGGCCTGCACGACTGCAACTGGTAGTATGTTCGCCAGCGGTACCGCCAATTGGGATTTCCCTATTGCCTTTGCTGACAGCAGTTCTCCCGCTCTCAGCGGGAACGGCGGCGGTATTGGCCGATTTATGGGGTTTGACGCACCTTCAGAAACTCAAGCGACGTATCAGGTGATGGCTCCATCCTTGGACGCTACCAGTATAGCGCCAACAGTGATCGCAGTCGGTCGTTGGTACTGA
- a CDS encoding carbohydrate ABC transporter permease — translation MTAAVDAPEQESWFHRNQQRIAPWLFLAPGLLFFMVYVIIPVFQSFNLSLYEWDGLGAAEYVGFRNYEDLYWEWVDRDAFYISLKNNLIWLILYLAAIPAGLFIALFLNQTVWGIRLYKSLFFFPFVISQVVVGLVFTWFYDPTFGLLNEFLSLFGLGPLNVLGDERFVTYGIIFAGLWPQTAYCMILYLTGLNAVDPEQIEAGRLDGAKGGRMLWHIILPQLRPATFIAFVVTIIGALRSFDLISIMTQGGPFGSSRVLAYYMFEVALSEYGFRMGYGAAIAVILFLIMLCFIAYFLWSMYREERGH, via the coding sequence ATGACCGCTGCCGTTGACGCCCCCGAGCAAGAAAGCTGGTTCCACAGAAACCAACAGCGCATCGCGCCCTGGCTGTTTTTGGCTCCGGGTCTGTTGTTCTTCATGGTCTATGTGATCATCCCGGTCTTTCAGTCTTTCAATCTGTCTCTTTATGAATGGGACGGTTTAGGTGCAGCTGAATATGTCGGCTTTCGCAACTATGAAGATCTGTATTGGGAATGGGTGGACCGCGACGCTTTCTACATCTCGCTCAAGAACAACCTGATCTGGCTGATCCTGTATCTGGCCGCAATCCCTGCAGGCTTGTTTATCGCACTGTTCCTGAACCAGACGGTCTGGGGCATCCGCCTCTACAAGTCTTTGTTCTTCTTTCCCTTCGTCATCTCTCAGGTCGTCGTTGGGCTAGTATTCACATGGTTCTACGACCCAACCTTTGGCCTTCTAAATGAATTCCTAAGCCTCTTTGGCCTCGGTCCACTGAACGTGCTGGGGGATGAGCGCTTCGTAACCTACGGCATCATCTTCGCAGGTCTATGGCCACAAACGGCCTATTGCATGATCCTCTACCTCACCGGCCTGAACGCCGTCGACCCCGAACAGATCGAAGCCGGGCGTCTGGACGGCGCAAAAGGTGGGCGAATGCTGTGGCACATTATTCTGCCGCAGCTGCGCCCGGCAACCTTCATCGCATTCGTTGTGACAATCATCGGCGCGCTGCGCAGCTTTGACCTGATCTCGATCATGACACAGGGCGGTCCTTTTGGTTCGTCCCGCGTGCTGGCCTACTACATGTTCGAGGTCGCGCTGTCCGAATACGGCTTCCGCATGGGATATGGCGCAGCTATCGCTGTGATCCTGTTCCTGATTATGCTCTGCTTCATCGCCTACTTCCTGTGGTCGATGTACCGCGAAGAAAGGGGGCACTGA
- a CDS encoding IclR family transcriptional regulator: MAGDGTIGKACDVLEQVAAFERPVRFGELLERSEFPKATLYRFLQSLTNQGMLHYEPERQTYSPGMRLVRLAHSAWTHSSLAPIARPFLDALSAETGETVHLAQLDSGQVLYVDKRNAQRPIEMYSEAGKVGPAYCTGVGKAMMAYLDEAQLEKTISQQSFHRFTDKTLASEKALRADLVKIRSRGYAVDDEEHEPGIICIACPILTNGGRMLGALSVTGSTGRMDFEQLQSWVPRVRRVAEQIGTEAQAWRFPEGQQNRMQAT; encoded by the coding sequence GTGGCAGGTGACGGAACAATAGGAAAAGCATGTGACGTGTTGGAACAGGTCGCGGCCTTCGAACGCCCGGTGCGGTTCGGGGAATTGCTGGAGCGCAGTGAATTTCCCAAGGCGACGCTATACCGCTTTCTGCAGTCGCTAACCAATCAGGGCATGCTGCATTACGAACCGGAACGGCAGACCTATTCGCCAGGTATGCGATTGGTGCGCCTGGCACATTCGGCATGGACGCATAGCTCATTAGCTCCAATTGCGCGGCCTTTCCTGGACGCTCTCAGCGCCGAGACAGGGGAGACCGTGCACTTGGCGCAACTTGATTCCGGGCAGGTGCTTTATGTGGATAAGCGCAACGCGCAACGACCAATTGAGATGTATTCCGAGGCCGGCAAGGTCGGCCCGGCCTATTGCACAGGCGTTGGCAAAGCGATGATGGCCTATTTGGACGAGGCACAGTTGGAAAAGACGATCTCGCAACAAAGCTTTCATCGGTTCACTGACAAGACCTTGGCCTCGGAAAAGGCATTGCGGGCTGATCTCGTTAAGATCCGCAGCCGTGGTTACGCAGTTGATGATGAAGAGCATGAGCCTGGCATCATCTGCATTGCCTGCCCGATTCTGACTAACGGGGGCCGCATGTTGGGGGCCCTCTCGGTGACAGGATCGACGGGGCGAATGGATTTCGAACAATTGCAATCTTGGGTGCCGCGCGTCCGGCGCGTCGCTGAACAGATCGGCACAGAAGCACAGGCGTGGCGGTTCCCCGAGGGCCAACAGAATAGGATGCAAGCAACATGA
- a CDS encoding ABC transporter ATP-binding protein, giving the protein MTGVTLKGAIKRYGQTQVIHGIDLQIEDGEFCVFVGPSGCGKSTLLRMIAGLEETSDGEIHIGAREVTHVDPAKRGVAMVFQTYALYPHMTVAENMGFGLRMNGVAKAEIDQKVQEASNILKLDQYLKRKPKALSGGQRQRVAIGRAIVRGPEVFLFDEPLSNLDAELRVEMRVEIARLHQEIGATMIYVTHDQVEAMTMADKIVVLRDGRIEQVGAPMDLYRDPDNKFVAGFIGSPAMNFLECDVVDGMVRHPALTDDVPVTESVPKGATKVTLGIRPEHIQVDRNGDTCTVDLTEALGGVSYSYLLTPNGDKLIVEEREDQRSTTGDRIGLSVRPERAMLFDPETGQRLR; this is encoded by the coding sequence ATGACAGGTGTAACCCTGAAAGGCGCGATCAAACGGTATGGCCAGACGCAGGTCATTCACGGGATTGATCTGCAGATTGAAGATGGTGAGTTTTGCGTGTTCGTGGGCCCCTCGGGCTGCGGTAAGTCCACGCTGTTGAGGATGATCGCGGGTTTGGAAGAAACCTCGGACGGGGAAATCCATATCGGCGCACGTGAAGTCACGCATGTGGATCCTGCCAAACGCGGAGTGGCGATGGTTTTTCAAACCTATGCGCTCTATCCTCATATGACCGTGGCCGAGAACATGGGATTTGGTCTGCGTATGAACGGTGTTGCCAAGGCCGAGATCGATCAGAAGGTTCAGGAAGCGTCAAATATTCTGAAGCTCGACCAATATCTGAAACGCAAACCCAAAGCGTTGTCCGGCGGTCAGCGTCAGCGTGTCGCGATCGGGCGTGCCATTGTGCGCGGCCCCGAGGTGTTCCTGTTCGACGAACCGCTCTCGAATCTGGATGCAGAACTTCGCGTGGAAATGCGGGTTGAAATTGCGCGGCTTCATCAGGAAATCGGCGCGACGATGATCTACGTTACGCACGATCAGGTCGAGGCGATGACCATGGCCGACAAGATTGTGGTATTGCGCGACGGTCGGATTGAGCAAGTGGGAGCCCCTATGGACCTGTATCGCGACCCCGACAATAAGTTCGTGGCGGGTTTCATCGGGTCTCCTGCAATGAACTTCCTTGAGTGCGATGTCGTGGACGGCATGGTGCGGCACCCAGCACTTACTGATGATGTCCCGGTCACCGAGAGCGTTCCCAAAGGAGCGACGAAAGTAACATTGGGTATTCGCCCCGAGCATATTCAGGTGGATCGAAACGGTGACACCTGCACAGTTGATCTGACCGAAGCGCTCGGTGGTGTTTCATATTCTTATCTGCTGACGCCAAATGGCGATAAGCTGATTGTGGAAGAACGGGAAGACCAACGCAGTACGACCGGTGACCGCATCGGGCTTTCGGTTCGTCCTGAGCGTGCGATGCTGTTCGATCCCGAGACGGGTCAGCGGCTGCGATAG